From Microbacterium invictum, the proteins below share one genomic window:
- a CDS encoding lipase family protein → MRVLERLPLWRLHSRMPLWLRIAIAAVSIGLGAVIIIRPTTALDVLALLLGGGMVLTGILELTGRTDDDERPRWRSAIGVAWLVAGAFILFWPGLTVRLVAVLVGLLLMFNGGVGVVSAFRRGRTWDQRVSDAAFGASGILFGIFALGWPDITLLVVAVVFGAWLIMRGSAGLWNALRRRRAHTPEDAPDPPWRRWGRTALAIGAVALAVATVLVTSPLREASTVIDAFYAAPRDTPSEPGRLVRAEPFTRDIPANAQGWRILYTTTGVDGENRVASALVVVPLEGDGRWPVIDWNHGTTGYAQHCAPSLQERPLWSGAMYLTRQVINEGWAIVATDYIGLGTAGPHPYLIGPPSASASLDAVRAARELDDADLGASTVVWGHSQGGGAALWTGSMARSYAAEVWVRGVAALAPASDPLTLVDGVSAITGGSIFASFAFESFESIYPDVTARRYIRPGAQPIVEAMAARCLSDPGTVVSVLAALGMSRDPVIFAADPTVGTLARHLRTNIAPLTTTAPLLIAQGTSDSIIDPASQDAFVARLCDAGTPVDYRTYAGMEHTALVERPSPLTEELFEWTRARFAGEPYPTECTRSDR, encoded by the coding sequence ATGCGGGTACTCGAACGGCTGCCGCTGTGGCGCCTGCACTCGCGCATGCCGCTGTGGCTGCGCATCGCCATCGCCGCCGTGTCGATCGGCCTCGGCGCGGTCATCATCATCCGGCCGACCACCGCGCTGGATGTCCTGGCCCTGCTGCTGGGCGGGGGCATGGTGCTCACCGGCATCCTGGAGCTCACCGGCCGCACCGACGACGACGAGCGGCCGCGCTGGCGCTCGGCGATCGGCGTCGCGTGGCTCGTCGCGGGTGCCTTCATCCTGTTCTGGCCCGGACTGACCGTGCGCCTGGTCGCCGTCCTGGTCGGGCTGCTGCTCATGTTCAACGGCGGCGTGGGAGTCGTCTCCGCCTTCCGGCGGGGGCGCACGTGGGACCAGCGGGTGTCGGATGCCGCGTTCGGCGCCTCCGGCATCCTGTTCGGCATCTTCGCTCTGGGCTGGCCCGACATCACCCTGCTGGTGGTCGCGGTCGTCTTCGGTGCGTGGCTGATCATGCGCGGTTCCGCGGGCCTGTGGAACGCGCTGCGTCGGCGCCGCGCACACACCCCCGAAGATGCACCCGATCCGCCGTGGCGCCGGTGGGGGCGCACCGCCCTCGCGATCGGGGCGGTCGCGCTGGCGGTCGCGACGGTGCTCGTCACCTCGCCGCTGCGCGAGGCGTCGACGGTCATCGACGCGTTCTACGCCGCACCCCGTGACACGCCGTCCGAGCCCGGCAGGCTCGTGCGGGCCGAGCCGTTCACCCGCGACATCCCCGCCAACGCGCAGGGGTGGCGGATCCTCTACACGACCACCGGCGTCGACGGGGAGAACCGTGTGGCCAGCGCACTCGTGGTCGTGCCGCTCGAGGGCGACGGACGCTGGCCCGTGATCGACTGGAACCACGGCACCACCGGATACGCCCAGCACTGCGCGCCCTCTCTCCAGGAGCGGCCGCTGTGGTCGGGCGCGATGTACCTCACGCGCCAGGTCATCAACGAGGGCTGGGCGATCGTCGCCACCGACTACATCGGCCTCGGCACCGCGGGCCCGCACCCCTACCTGATCGGCCCCCCGAGCGCCTCGGCGTCGCTGGACGCCGTGCGCGCCGCGCGCGAGCTCGACGACGCCGACCTCGGCGCGAGCACCGTGGTGTGGGGCCATTCGCAGGGCGGGGGAGCGGCCCTGTGGACCGGATCCATGGCGCGGTCCTACGCCGCTGAGGTCTGGGTGCGCGGCGTCGCGGCCCTCGCACCGGCCAGCGACCCCCTCACTCTGGTCGACGGGGTCTCGGCCATCACCGGCGGCAGCATCTTCGCCTCGTTCGCCTTCGAATCGTTCGAGTCGATCTACCCCGATGTGACCGCACGACGCTACATCCGCCCCGGCGCGCAGCCGATCGTCGAGGCGATGGCCGCGCGCTGTCTGTCCGACCCGGGCACCGTGGTCTCGGTCCTTGCCGCCCTCGGGATGAGCCGCGACCCGGTGATCTTCGCCGCCGACCCCACCGTCGGCACCCTCGCACGGCACCTGCGCACCAACATCGCCCCGCTGACGACGACCGCCCCACTGCTGATCGCGCAGGGCACCTCCGACAGCATCATCGACCCGGCCAGCCAGGACGCGTTCGTCGCGCGACTCTGCGACGCGGGCACACCCGTCGACTACCGCACCTACGCCGGCATGGAGCACACCGCGCTGGTCGAACGACCCTCGCCCTTGACCGAGGAGCTGTTCGAGTGGACGCGCGCCCGGTTCGCCGGGGAGCCGTACCCGACCGAGTGCACCAGGTCCGACCGGTGA
- a CDS encoding M13 family metallopeptidase, which produces MTENPLRSGIAIDELSETIRPQDDLFRYVNGAWLDRTDIPEDKARWGSFHLIAERAEKDVHGIIEEATTAEPGTEARKIGDLFAGFMDIERIDGLGAEPIRAQLDRVGEITGIPDLLRAVGELEREGVGGFVGLFIEPDPGNPQRYVVFFEQSGLSLPDESYYRLENFEQTRTAFRGYVRTMFELAGFDDAEAQADLVAALETELATHHWDNVRSRDAVATYNLTSWDAVVEAVGVDLADWREAVAPGHTDALAEINVRQPSFLTGLGTLLTEDRLDQWRAWLRLKVIRASAPFLSSDFVDANFAFYGTELTGVPVNRERWKRGVSLVEAAMGEAVGHVYVERHFPPQAKEEMDELVANLIEAYRQSISQLEWMTPATRERALAKLEAFTPKVGYPVKWKDYSALEIDGDDLIGNVRRANAWEHDRQLAKLGQPIDRDEWYMTPQTVNAYYNPLMNEIVFPAAILQFPFFELDRDAAANYGGIGAVIGHEIGHGFDDQGSAYDGTGALNDWWTDDDREAFSSRTAALIAQYDELSPRELGDEHTVNGALTIGENIGDLGGLGIAIKAYRLHLEANGETGDGPVIDGHSGIQRLLLSWAQIWQQKGRDAETIRLLTIDPHAPNEFRCNQIVRNVDEFYRAFDVTAGDELWLDAEQRVTIW; this is translated from the coding sequence ATGACCGAGAACCCCCTCCGCTCGGGTATCGCGATCGACGAGCTCAGCGAGACGATCCGCCCCCAGGACGACCTGTTCCGCTACGTCAACGGCGCGTGGCTGGACCGCACCGACATCCCCGAGGACAAGGCCCGCTGGGGATCGTTCCACCTCATCGCCGAGCGGGCGGAGAAAGACGTCCACGGCATCATCGAGGAGGCGACGACGGCCGAGCCCGGCACCGAGGCCCGCAAGATCGGCGACCTGTTCGCCGGCTTCATGGACATCGAGCGCATCGACGGGCTCGGCGCCGAGCCCATCCGGGCCCAGCTCGACCGGGTCGGCGAGATCACCGGCATCCCGGACCTGCTTCGCGCGGTCGGAGAACTCGAACGCGAAGGGGTCGGCGGGTTCGTCGGCCTGTTCATCGAGCCGGATCCGGGCAATCCGCAGCGCTACGTCGTGTTCTTCGAGCAGAGCGGCCTGTCGCTGCCCGACGAGAGCTACTACCGGCTCGAGAACTTCGAGCAGACCCGCACCGCCTTCCGCGGCTACGTGCGGACGATGTTCGAACTCGCCGGGTTCGACGACGCCGAGGCCCAGGCCGACCTCGTCGCCGCGCTCGAGACCGAGCTCGCCACGCACCACTGGGACAACGTGCGCAGCCGCGACGCGGTCGCCACCTACAACCTGACGTCCTGGGATGCCGTGGTCGAGGCAGTCGGCGTCGATCTGGCCGACTGGCGTGAAGCGGTCGCCCCGGGGCACACCGACGCGCTCGCCGAGATCAACGTGCGTCAGCCGAGCTTCCTGACCGGCCTCGGAACCCTGCTGACAGAAGACCGGCTCGACCAGTGGCGGGCCTGGCTGCGGCTGAAGGTCATCCGCGCGTCCGCGCCGTTCCTGTCGAGCGACTTCGTCGACGCGAACTTCGCCTTCTACGGCACCGAGCTGACCGGCGTCCCGGTCAACCGCGAGCGCTGGAAGCGCGGCGTGAGCCTGGTCGAAGCCGCGATGGGCGAGGCCGTGGGCCACGTCTACGTCGAGCGTCACTTCCCGCCGCAGGCGAAGGAGGAGATGGACGAGCTGGTCGCGAACCTCATCGAGGCGTACCGGCAGTCGATCTCGCAGCTCGAGTGGATGACGCCGGCCACCCGCGAGCGGGCCCTCGCCAAGCTCGAGGCGTTCACCCCCAAGGTCGGCTACCCGGTGAAATGGAAGGACTACTCGGCGCTCGAGATCGACGGCGACGACCTCATCGGCAACGTGCGCCGCGCGAACGCGTGGGAGCACGACCGACAGCTTGCCAAGCTCGGCCAGCCGATCGACCGCGACGAGTGGTACATGACGCCGCAGACCGTCAACGCCTACTACAACCCGCTCATGAACGAGATCGTGTTCCCGGCCGCGATCCTGCAGTTCCCCTTCTTCGAGTTGGATCGGGATGCCGCGGCCAACTACGGCGGCATCGGCGCGGTCATCGGGCACGAGATCGGGCACGGCTTCGACGACCAGGGCAGTGCGTACGACGGCACCGGCGCCCTCAACGACTGGTGGACCGACGACGACCGTGAGGCGTTCTCGTCCCGCACGGCGGCGCTCATCGCGCAGTACGACGAGCTCAGCCCGCGCGAGCTGGGCGACGAGCACACCGTCAACGGCGCACTCACGATCGGCGAGAACATCGGCGACCTCGGCGGCCTCGGCATCGCGATCAAGGCGTACCGCCTCCATCTGGAGGCCAACGGCGAGACCGGTGACGGGCCCGTGATCGACGGGCACTCCGGCATCCAGCGCCTGCTGCTGAGCTGGGCGCAGATCTGGCAGCAGAAGGGGCGGGATGCCGAGACCATCCGTCTGCTGACCATCGACCCGCACGCGCCGAACGAGTTCCGCTGCAACCAGATCGTGCGCAACGTCGACGAGTTCTACCGGGCTTTCGATGTCACCGCGGGCGACGAGCTCTGGCTCGACGCCGAACAGCGCGTCACGATCTGGTGA
- a CDS encoding serine hydrolase, with protein sequence MAVSTRRAPVRDADMQRLRGNTRSSLRRPRGPAASGRSFDATLHALHELATSGAKVSVRVTDLDRDTVVFSGDEHQLLPVGGIGLVPLLIEVAAAFESGTVDPFEIVERTRVEPVGIAGVWQHLKAPALPLCDLAVLVAATGDALAANLLLERVGLEAVRRRIESLGFAHVALLDGFRDTRGPDDAPQVALGSAGELAAVFAALVNSKLVSPAVSAQVAEWLSLNHDLSLVASVTGLDPFSHDDDRHDLLFINKTGRADGVRAEAGVLAGPRAGVAYALLVGFDDLSIAHRLRVHEAFRTFGVDLMDHVF encoded by the coding sequence ATGGCTGTCAGCACCCGCCGCGCCCCCGTCCGGGACGCCGACATGCAGAGGCTGCGCGGCAACACGAGGTCGAGCCTGCGTCGCCCGCGCGGACCGGCGGCATCGGGCCGGTCGTTCGACGCGACCCTGCACGCGCTGCACGAGCTGGCGACCTCGGGCGCGAAGGTGTCGGTGCGGGTCACCGATCTCGACCGCGACACCGTGGTGTTCTCGGGCGACGAGCACCAGCTGCTGCCGGTGGGCGGCATCGGCCTGGTCCCGCTGCTGATCGAGGTCGCGGCGGCGTTCGAGTCCGGCACCGTCGATCCGTTCGAGATCGTGGAGCGGACCAGGGTCGAGCCGGTGGGCATCGCCGGAGTCTGGCAGCACCTCAAAGCACCCGCGCTGCCGCTGTGTGATCTCGCGGTCCTCGTCGCCGCCACCGGCGACGCGCTCGCGGCCAACCTGCTGCTGGAGCGAGTCGGGCTCGAGGCGGTGCGACGCCGGATCGAGTCGCTCGGCTTCGCGCACGTCGCCCTGCTCGACGGCTTCCGCGACACGCGTGGGCCCGATGACGCACCTCAGGTCGCGCTCGGCTCGGCCGGCGAGCTGGCGGCCGTGTTCGCGGCCCTCGTCAATTCGAAGCTGGTGTCGCCCGCGGTCAGCGCCCAGGTCGCCGAGTGGCTGAGCCTCAACCACGACCTTTCGCTCGTGGCATCCGTCACCGGACTCGATCCCTTCTCCCACGACGACGACCGCCACGACCTGCTGTTCATCAACAAGACCGGGCGCGCCGACGGGGTGCGGGCCGAAGCAGGGGTGCTCGCAGGGCCCCGCGCGGGCGTCGCCTACGCACTGCTGGTCGGGTTCGACGACCTGTCGATCGCGCACCGGCTGCGCGTGCACGAGGCGTTCCGCACGTTCGGCGTCGACCTCATGGACCACGTGTTCTGA
- a CDS encoding 5-methyltetrahydropteroyltriglutamate--homocysteine S-methyltransferase, which produces MSVPPYRADIVGSFLRPSVLADIRRRHAAGEVDADALRIAEDTAIAELLQQEADAGLKLATDGEFRRSWWHFDFFGFLDGVDIVELDHGIQFTGVQTKPRGVEVSGKIGFSDTHPFLEHFRSLKDLLARSTGATPKFTIPAPTVLDFRLEPGHIGGGYSGRDDIVDDLVQAYRDAVAAFYDAGARYLQFDDTAWAYLCSEAELAKARERGIHTDGIAERYAGILNRILDGKPDDLTVTTHVCRGNFRSTWISSGGYEPVAEQLLGNTAYDGYFLEYDTERAGGFEPLRFLPEGDKTVVLGLITTKSGELEDVPAIKARIDEAATFAPLGQLALSPQCGFASTEEGNELTEDEQWGKVREVVAIADDVWR; this is translated from the coding sequence ATGTCTGTTCCGCCGTACCGCGCCGACATCGTCGGCAGCTTCCTCCGTCCCTCCGTCCTCGCCGACATCCGTCGCCGTCATGCTGCCGGTGAGGTGGATGCCGATGCGCTGCGCATCGCGGAGGACACCGCCATCGCGGAACTCCTGCAGCAGGAGGCCGACGCGGGCCTGAAGCTCGCCACCGACGGAGAGTTCCGCCGGTCGTGGTGGCATTTCGACTTCTTCGGCTTTCTCGACGGAGTCGACATCGTCGAGCTCGACCACGGCATCCAGTTCACCGGCGTGCAGACCAAGCCGCGCGGCGTCGAGGTCAGCGGCAAGATCGGCTTCAGCGACACCCACCCGTTCCTCGAGCACTTCCGCTCGCTCAAGGACCTGCTCGCCCGCTCGACCGGAGCGACCCCGAAGTTCACGATCCCGGCCCCGACCGTGCTGGACTTCCGGCTCGAGCCCGGCCACATCGGCGGCGGCTACAGCGGTCGCGACGACATCGTCGACGACCTCGTGCAGGCCTACCGCGACGCCGTCGCCGCGTTCTACGACGCCGGCGCGCGCTACCTGCAGTTCGACGACACCGCCTGGGCGTACCTGTGCAGCGAGGCCGAGCTGGCCAAGGCGCGCGAGCGCGGCATCCACACCGACGGCATCGCCGAGCGATACGCGGGGATCCTCAACCGCATCCTCGACGGCAAGCCCGACGACCTGACGGTCACCACCCACGTGTGTCGCGGCAACTTCCGTTCGACCTGGATCTCCTCGGGCGGCTACGAGCCGGTCGCCGAGCAGCTGCTCGGCAATACGGCGTACGACGGCTACTTCCTCGAGTACGACACCGAGCGTGCGGGCGGGTTCGAGCCGCTGCGGTTCCTCCCCGAAGGCGACAAGACCGTCGTGCTCGGCCTCATCACCACGAAGTCCGGTGAACTCGAAGACGTCCCCGCGATCAAGGCGCGCATCGACGAGGCCGCCACGTTCGCGCCGCTGGGCCAGCTCGCGCTGAGCCCGCAGTGCGGCTTCGCGTCGACCGAAGAGGGCAACGAACTCACCGAGGACGAGCAGTGGGGGAAGGTGCGCGAGGTCGTCGCCATCGCCGACGACGTCTGGCGCTGA
- a CDS encoding VOC family protein: MAVTENFDLAHIGGVELFTPKFDESLHFFRDICAMREVARIGDSSYLRCWDEYQLYTLKLTASHTNGVGRTLFRATSEDALQRRVAAIEAAGLGHGWRDPEVGVGRSYEFEDPDGHLMGIYYDTEHYVPDDDDRPALKNQASAYPGRGINARRMDHINYLASDVNKAGEFWRDVMFARESERVRLDDGRYGAWWFRFHQKSYDVVYSDDWTGERGRFHHFAFAPDSREDILKAADICLENGIYIEYGPYKHAINQTFFLYVWEPGGNRIEFANAQARLLLDPDWPVVEWSQAERAKGQAWGMKTVATFHTHGTPFVANQEEIDRKALEGH, from the coding sequence ATGGCCGTAACCGAGAACTTCGATCTCGCCCACATCGGCGGCGTCGAGCTGTTCACCCCGAAGTTCGACGAGAGCCTCCACTTCTTCCGCGACATCTGCGCGATGCGCGAAGTGGCGCGCATCGGCGACTCCTCGTATCTGCGCTGCTGGGACGAGTATCAGCTCTACACGCTCAAACTCACGGCATCCCACACCAACGGCGTCGGCCGCACGCTCTTCCGGGCGACCAGCGAGGACGCGCTGCAGCGGCGCGTCGCCGCGATCGAGGCCGCCGGACTCGGCCACGGCTGGCGCGACCCCGAGGTCGGGGTCGGCCGGTCGTACGAGTTCGAGGACCCGGACGGGCACCTCATGGGCATCTACTACGACACCGAGCACTACGTGCCCGACGACGACGACCGCCCGGCCCTGAAGAACCAGGCCTCGGCCTACCCCGGCCGCGGCATCAACGCGCGCCGCATGGACCACATCAACTACCTGGCCTCAGACGTGAACAAAGCCGGTGAGTTCTGGCGCGATGTGATGTTCGCCCGCGAGTCCGAGCGCGTGCGGCTCGATGACGGCCGTTACGGCGCGTGGTGGTTCCGGTTCCACCAGAAGTCGTACGACGTCGTGTACTCCGACGACTGGACCGGCGAGCGCGGGCGCTTCCACCACTTCGCGTTCGCGCCCGACTCGCGAGAGGACATCCTCAAAGCCGCCGACATCTGCCTCGAGAACGGCATCTACATCGAGTACGGGCCCTACAAGCACGCCATCAACCAGACGTTCTTCCTGTACGTGTGGGAGCCGGGCGGCAACCGCATCGAGTTCGCGAACGCACAGGCGCGGCTGCTGCTGGACCCCGACTGGCCGGTCGTCGAGTGGAGCCAGGCCGAGCGCGCGAAGGGTCAGGCCTGGGGGATGAAGACGGTCGCGACGTTCCACACGCACGGCACGCCGTTCGTGGCGAACCAGGAGGAGATCGACCGCAAGGCCCTCGAGGGGCACTGA
- a CDS encoding PrpF domain-containing protein, whose amino-acid sequence MADPVRDGIACMLTRGGTSKGAYFLAEDVPEDPAERDDLLLRVMGSPDPTQIDGLGGAHPLTSKVAIVSRSGEPGIDVDYLFLQVVVDAPVVSTAQTCGNLLAGVGPFAVERGLVAASGTTTTLRIRLVNTGDIATATFATPGGRVDYDGEALIDGVPGRACPIDLELAAAPGKSLLPTGNVTDEVAGHRVTLIDNGMPVVLMDAGEFGVDGTETPTELEERADLVAQVERVRLAAGPLMGLGDVSAQTVPKMFLLAPPRGGGAIAARGFIPHRVHTSIGVLMAASVAAGIRIPGAVGADLARLSDGGRPRGEDDTTGGEDDGPTLIEHPSGVFPADVRVWRGADGAWRAASLSLRTARKIFDGRVFPRPRL is encoded by the coding sequence GTGGCTGATCCAGTCCGCGACGGCATTGCGTGCATGCTCACGCGCGGCGGCACGTCGAAGGGCGCGTACTTCCTCGCCGAGGACGTGCCGGAGGACCCGGCCGAGCGCGACGACCTGCTGCTGCGGGTCATGGGCAGCCCCGATCCGACGCAGATCGACGGGCTCGGCGGCGCGCACCCGCTGACCAGCAAGGTCGCGATCGTGAGCCGCTCGGGCGAGCCGGGCATCGACGTAGATTACCTGTTCCTGCAGGTCGTCGTGGACGCGCCGGTTGTGAGCACGGCGCAGACCTGCGGCAATCTGCTCGCCGGCGTCGGACCGTTCGCCGTCGAGCGCGGACTGGTCGCGGCATCCGGAACGACCACGACTCTCCGCATCCGCCTTGTGAACACCGGCGACATCGCCACGGCGACCTTCGCCACGCCCGGCGGCCGCGTCGACTACGACGGCGAAGCACTCATCGACGGGGTGCCCGGGCGGGCCTGCCCCATCGACCTCGAGCTCGCGGCCGCGCCCGGCAAGTCGCTGCTGCCGACCGGCAACGTCACCGACGAGGTCGCCGGCCACCGTGTCACGCTCATCGACAACGGCATGCCGGTGGTGCTGATGGATGCCGGTGAGTTCGGCGTCGACGGCACCGAGACTCCCACCGAGCTCGAGGAGCGCGCCGATCTCGTCGCACAGGTCGAACGGGTGCGCCTCGCGGCCGGCCCGCTGATGGGACTGGGCGATGTGAGCGCCCAGACGGTTCCGAAGATGTTCCTGCTCGCCCCGCCTCGCGGCGGCGGCGCGATCGCGGCCCGCGGGTTCATCCCGCATCGGGTTCACACCTCGATCGGCGTGCTCATGGCCGCATCGGTCGCAGCCGGGATCCGCATTCCCGGCGCCGTCGGCGCTGATCTCGCCCGGCTGTCCGACGGCGGCCGGCCGCGCGGCGAAGACGACACGACCGGCGGCGAAGACGACGGACCGACCCTCATCGAGCACCCGAGCGGCGTGTTCCCCGCCGATGTCCGCGTCTGGCGCGGTGCCGACGGCGCCTGGCGAGCGGCGTCCCTGTCGCTGCGCACCGCCCGCAAGATCTTCGACGGCCGGGTCTTCCCCCGGCCCCGGCTGTAG
- a CDS encoding 4-carboxy-4-hydroxy-2-oxoadipate aldolase/oxaloacetate decarboxylase has product MSGVIVTDIVRADAGVIDRLAGHGVATVHEAMGRTGLVGPSIRPIQDGARIAGSAVTVLNWPGDNLMIHAAIEQCQAGDVLVVTTTSPNRDGLFGDLFASALKARGVRGIVTTTGVRDIADLREMGFPAWSAAVFAQGSVKATGGSVNVPVVIDGARVRPGDVVIADDDGVVIVPRLQVDAALAGADARVAKEDADRAAYGSGQQLSLDRKGLRPLLEELGVRYITQAEYDRG; this is encoded by the coding sequence ATGAGCGGCGTCATCGTCACCGACATCGTGCGGGCCGATGCCGGGGTGATCGACCGGCTGGCCGGGCACGGCGTCGCGACGGTGCATGAGGCCATGGGCCGCACCGGACTGGTGGGGCCGTCGATCCGGCCGATCCAGGACGGGGCGCGCATCGCCGGATCGGCCGTGACGGTGCTCAACTGGCCGGGCGACAACCTCATGATCCACGCGGCGATCGAGCAGTGTCAGGCGGGCGATGTGCTGGTGGTCACCACGACCTCCCCCAACCGCGACGGCCTGTTCGGCGACCTGTTCGCCAGCGCGCTGAAGGCGCGCGGCGTGCGCGGCATCGTGACCACGACCGGCGTGCGCGACATCGCCGACCTGCGCGAGATGGGCTTCCCGGCCTGGTCGGCAGCCGTGTTCGCCCAGGGCTCGGTGAAGGCCACCGGCGGATCGGTGAACGTCCCCGTCGTCATCGACGGCGCGCGCGTGCGCCCCGGTGACGTCGTCATCGCCGACGACGACGGCGTCGTCATCGTTCCCCGGCTGCAGGTCGACGCGGCCCTCGCCGGCGCCGACGCCCGCGTCGCGAAGGAAGACGCCGACCGGGCCGCGTACGGCAGCGGGCAGCAGCTGAGCCTCGACCGCAAGGGCCTGCGTCCGTTGCTCGAGGAGCTCGGGGTGCGCTACATCACTCAGGCCGAGTACGACCGTGGCTGA
- a CDS encoding PIG-L deacetylase family protein — translation MPTLLVVSAHAGDFVWRAGGAIAAATQRGERAVIACLSYGERGESASQWLAGKGLDEIKAIRRGEAEAAASALGAEIEFLDLGDYPLIESPEAVAKLVDVFRRTQPDVVLTHPLLDPYNGDHPAAARMALQARVLAQAIGVANSDGSFPSKEDIIGAPPVFFFEPHQSEQCDFKPNVLLDITAAFPAKRAAMECLPAQKHMWTYYTDLAVRRGVQVKRNAAANLGLAHETMGEAYMRYYPQVTDVLR, via the coding sequence GTGCCTACCCTGCTGGTCGTCAGCGCCCATGCGGGCGACTTCGTGTGGCGCGCGGGCGGCGCCATCGCCGCCGCGACGCAGCGCGGTGAGCGCGCCGTGATCGCGTGCCTGTCATACGGCGAGCGGGGCGAGTCGGCCAGTCAGTGGCTCGCCGGCAAGGGGCTCGACGAGATCAAGGCGATCCGGCGCGGCGAGGCCGAGGCCGCGGCATCCGCCCTGGGGGCCGAGATCGAATTCCTCGACCTCGGCGACTACCCGCTGATCGAATCGCCGGAAGCGGTCGCGAAACTCGTCGACGTGTTCCGCCGTACCCAGCCCGACGTCGTGCTGACGCATCCGCTCCTCGATCCGTACAACGGCGACCACCCGGCCGCCGCGCGCATGGCGCTGCAAGCCCGCGTCCTGGCGCAGGCGATCGGGGTCGCGAACTCCGACGGTTCCTTCCCGTCGAAGGAGGACATCATCGGCGCGCCGCCGGTGTTCTTCTTCGAACCGCACCAGAGCGAGCAATGCGACTTCAAGCCCAACGTGCTGCTCGACATCACCGCGGCGTTCCCCGCCAAGCGCGCCGCGATGGAATGCCTGCCGGCCCAGAAGCACATGTGGACTTACTACACCGACCTCGCCGTGCGGCGCGGCGTGCAGGTCAAGCGCAATGCGGCCGCCAACCTGGGCCTCGCGCACGAGACGATGGGCGAGGCATACATGCGGTACTACCCGCAGGTGACGGACGTCCTGAGATGA